The Neoarius graeffei isolate fNeoGra1 chromosome 25, fNeoGra1.pri, whole genome shotgun sequence genome includes a region encoding these proteins:
- the zgc:171929 gene encoding transcription factor Ovo-like 2, whose product MPRSFLVRRKHEAGGVWTWEDAQNSSWINHINAAGAVKATDAVGLQSVPSLNSVPCGPVNTSSRTDLESAYTSSSNESGTMSPEHCHSQEPPQSLFQTIPPSDSASAKVPAASSGDFQCPVCHKIFPLQRMLTRHLKCHSLIKRHPCRYCGKGFNDTFDLKRHMRTHTGIRPYRCELCEKAFTQRCSLESHLRKIHGVRQQYAYRQRRSKIFVCEDCGFTSSRPDEYFMHVRQRHPESPALRRYYRKHMQETPTQPRISPFMLYPTTAFYM is encoded by the exons ATGCCACGGTCCTTTCTGGTGAGGAGGAAGCACGAAGCAGGTGGTGTATGGACATGGGAAGATGCTCAAAACTCATCCTGGATCAATCACATCAATGCAG CAGGAGCAGTGAAGGCAACTGACGCTGTTGGTCTGCAGTCAGTGCCATCATTAAACAGTGTTCCTTGTGGACCGGTAAACACATCCAGCAGGACTGACCTGGAGTCAGCATACACGTCCAGCAGTAATGAATCAGGAACAATGAGTCCTGAACACTGCCACTCTCAGGAGCCTCCTCAGAGTCTCTTTCAGACAATTCCTCCCTCTGATTCTGCCTCAGCCAAG GTTCCTGCCGCCAGTTCTGGAGACTTCCAGTGTCCTGTTTGCCATAAAATTTTCCCACTCCAGCGTATGCTGACACGCCACCTGAAGTGCCATAGCCTTATCAAGAGGCACCCGTGCAGGTACTGTGGCAAAGGCTTCAACGACACCTTTGACCTGAAGaggcacatgcgcacacacacag GTATCCGGCCATACAGGTGTGAGCTGTGTGAGAAGGCTTTCACGCAGCGCTGCTCACTGGAGTCTCATCTGCGTAAGATCCATGGCGTGAGGCAGCAGTACGCGTACCGACAGCGACGCTCCAAGATCTTCGTGTGCGAGGACTGCGGCTTCACTTCCAGCCGGCCCGACGAGTACTTCATGCACGTGCGTCAGAGGCATCCGGAAAGTCCAGCATTGCGCAGATACTACCGTAAGCACATGCAGGAGACGCCCACTCAGCCACGCATCTCGCCCTTCATGCTCTACCCAACCACAGCGTTTTACATGTGA
- the LOC132873712 gene encoding myotonin-protein kinase isoform X3 — protein MCNTQQVYALKIMNKWDMLKRGETACYQEEREVLLKGDRRWITELHYAFQDDNYLYLAMDYYVGGDLLTLLSKFGDHFPEDMAQFYLAEMVMAIDSVHRLGYVHRDVKPDNILLTADGHVRLGDFGSCLRLQDDGLVHSSLAVGTPDYLSPEILRAVEGGGGYGIECDWWALGVCAYEMLLGTTPFYAESLSETYAKIIHFEDYFEFPASAVDISEEARTLITGLLCDRNERLGANGSADFRSHLFFSGLEWSALHQLPAPYQPEVSNATDTSNFDVLDDCLSETETLTDVMDRAPTGIHLAFVGYSYTATRETGAVDRSQDIMMEIDQQPVLESLYLQEKLNQVWQLREHHEISTQTDFPLALEHSTVEPSTTSDTEQSGAQIQELQRQLREAEERNNDLKQEVETLRDEIHRLKVQQDKELCVCPSPVFLPACCVEPFRDNSAVPPACHYPLVRPLLRHLLLFHRVRWPRVKTESYLLVCAESRELQMWERYCRSKFS, from the exons ATGTGCAACACTCAACAGGTCTATGCACTGAAGATAATGAACAAATGGGACATGTTGAAGCGTGGTGAG ACAGCATGCTATCAGGAGGAAAGGGAGGTTTTGCTAAAAGGGGATCGTCGCTGGATCACCGAATTGCACTATGCCTTCCAAGATGACAATTACCTT TACTTAGCAATGGATTACTATGTTGGTGGAGACTTGCTAACGTTGCTTAGTAAGTTTGGTGACCATTTTCCAGAGGACATGGCTCAGTTTTACTTAGCGGAGATGGTGATGGCTATTGACTCTGTCCACAGACTGGGCTACGTCCACAG AGATGTGAAGCCTGATAACATCCTGCTAACAGCAGATGGACATGTGCGACTGGGGGACTTTGGGTCATGTTTGAGACTGCAGGATGATGGCTTG GTTCACTCTTCGCTGGCTGTCGGTACTCCAGACTACCTGTCTCCAGAGATCCTGCGAGCAGTAGAAGGGGGAGGAGGCTATGGTATAGAGTGTGACTGGTGGGCTCTTGGTGTGTGTGCATATGAGATGCTACTGGGGACCACACCCTTCTATGCAGAGTCACTATCTGAAACCTATGCAAAAATAATCCACTTTGAG GATTATTTTGAGTTCCCTGCATCTGCCGTGGACATTTCTGAGGAGGCACGCACCCTGATCACAGGTTTGCTTTGTGACCGGAATGAAAGGCTGGGTGCAAATGGCTCTGCAGATTTCCGGAGTCATCTGTTCTTCAGTGGACTTGAGTGGAGTGCCTTGCATCAGTTACCTGCTCCCTATCAGCCTGAAGTATCCAATGCTACAGACACCTCCAACTTCGACGTGCTGGATGACTGCCTTAGTGAAACA GAGACTCTAACTGACGTAATGGACAGAGCACCTACAGGAATTCATCTAGCATTTGTCGGATACTCTTATACAGCTACCAG AGAAACAGGAGCTGTGGACCGCAGCCAAGACATCATGATGGAGATTGACCAGCAGCCAGTTCTAGAGTCTCTGTACCTGCAAGAGAAACTG AACCAAGTGTGGCAGCTCAGGGAGCATCATGAGATATCAACACAGACAGATTTTCCCTTGGCCCTTGAACACAGTACTGTAGAGCCTTCAACCACATCAGATACAGAACAGAGCGGCGCCCAAATCCAGGAGCTGCAGAG GCAACTGAGGGAGGCTGAGGAGAGAAACAATGACCTGAAACAAGAAGTAGAGACCCTGCGTGACGAGATCCATAGACTCAAGGTCCAGCAGGACAAAG AATTGTGTGTGTGCCCATCGCCTGTCTTTCTGCCTGCGTGCTGTGTGGAGCCTTTCAGGGAT AACTCAGCAGTGCCCCCTGCCTGCCATTACCCACTAGTGAGGCCTCTTCTGCGCCACCTGCTGCTCTTCCACAGG GTGCGCTGGCCACGGGTGAAGACTGAGTCGTACCTGCTGGTGTGTGCAGAAAGCAGAGAACTCCAGATGTGGGAGCGCTACTGCAGATCCAAGTTCTCCTGA